The proteins below are encoded in one region of Doryrhamphus excisus isolate RoL2022-K1 chromosome 4, RoL_Dexc_1.0, whole genome shotgun sequence:
- the fxn gene encoding frataxin, mitochondrial isoform X1, translating into MTLLLSKTLCICSHLRNITCTQRNVNMAFRMATNIANQLRGMCSFVRPLARHVQPAAVRNAAIRNASIKCSECSDDNQRWRRNIHVTAHRQEHHLHTSVGNVFPSELSEAAYEKLADETLDSLADYFEDLMDEPFTGADFDVVFSSGVLTVNVGADHGTYVINKQTPNKQIWLSSPTSGPKRYDWTGDAWVYSHDGVSLHQLLSQEFSTIFKMNMDLSGLPVPHPSG; encoded by the exons ATGACGCTCCTCCTTAGTAAAACTTTATGTATTTGTTCTCACTTACGCAACATTACATGCACGCAACGGAATGTGAATATGGCTTTCAGGATGGCTACAAATATCGCTAACCAG CTCCGTGGGATGTGTAGCTTTGTTCGTCCTTTAGCCCGACACGTGCAGCCCGCCGCCGTCAGGAATGCCGCCATCAGGAATGCCTCCATCAAG TGCTCTGAATGTAGCGATGACAATCAAAGATGGAGGAGAAACATCCATGTGACAGCTCACAGACAGGAGCATCATTTGCACACGAG TGTTGGAAATGTTTTTCCCAGTGAGCTGTCAGAGGCGGCCTATGAGAAGCTGGCAGATGAGACACTGGATTCCCTGGCTGATTACTTTGAAGACTTAATGGACGAACCTTTCACTGGAGCAGACTTTGATGTGGTGTTCTCT AGTGGCGTGCTGACAGTCAATGTGGGTGCTGACCACGGGACCTATGTCATCAACAAGCAAACGCCAAACAAACAGATTTGGCTCTCATCTCCAACCAG CGGTCCCAAGCGCTACGATTGGACGGGTGATGCTTGGGTCTACAGCCATGATGGCGTCAGCCTGCACCAGCTGCTGTCTCAAGAGTTTTCCACCATCTTCAAGATGAACATGGATCTCTCTGGCCTGCCTGTTCCCCATCCCTCAGGGTGA
- the fxn gene encoding frataxin, mitochondrial isoform X2: MTLLLSKTLCICSHLRNITCTQRNVNMAFRMATNIANQLRGMCSFVRPLARHVQPAAVRNAAIRNASIKCSECSDDNQRWRRNIHVTAHRQEHHLHTSVGNVFPSELSEAAYEKLADETLDSLADYFEDLMDEPFTGADFDVVFSSGVLTVNVGADHGTYVINKQTPNKQIWLSSPTSFLSRLSP; this comes from the exons ATGACGCTCCTCCTTAGTAAAACTTTATGTATTTGTTCTCACTTACGCAACATTACATGCACGCAACGGAATGTGAATATGGCTTTCAGGATGGCTACAAATATCGCTAACCAG CTCCGTGGGATGTGTAGCTTTGTTCGTCCTTTAGCCCGACACGTGCAGCCCGCCGCCGTCAGGAATGCCGCCATCAGGAATGCCTCCATCAAG TGCTCTGAATGTAGCGATGACAATCAAAGATGGAGGAGAAACATCCATGTGACAGCTCACAGACAGGAGCATCATTTGCACACGAG TGTTGGAAATGTTTTTCCCAGTGAGCTGTCAGAGGCGGCCTATGAGAAGCTGGCAGATGAGACACTGGATTCCCTGGCTGATTACTTTGAAGACTTAATGGACGAACCTTTCACTGGAGCAGACTTTGATGTGGTGTTCTCT AGTGGCGTGCTGACAGTCAATGTGGGTGCTGACCACGGGACCTATGTCATCAACAAGCAAACGCCAAACAAACAGATTTGGCTCTCATCTCCAACCAG
- the LOC131127725 gene encoding 3-hydroxy-3-methylglutaryl-coenzyme A reductase-like translates to MLTRLFRMHGLLVASHPWEVIVGTVTLTVCMMSMNMFTGNDQICGWNYDCPKTDEQILSSDIIILTITRCIAIVYIYFQFQNLRQLGSKYILGIAGLFTIFSSFVFSTVVIHFLDKELTGLNEALPFFLLLIDLSKACTLAKFALSSGSQDEVRENIARGMAVLGPTFTLDALVECLVIGVGTMSGVRQLEIMCCFGCMSVLANYFVFMTFFPACVSLVLELSRESQEGHPIWQLSHFSRVLEEEEDHKPNPVTQRVKMIMSLGLVMVHAHSRWIADPLSLNTTLGIPSVGMVKPHLSPRRIEPTIPLWHYYLTRMLTMDIEQVICLALALLLAIKYIFFEQVEMESTLSIKNPITMSTSSLIPQRATETCCRKERPLPPHVPSPSPRPGTPASRDHRDEVIRPLLVPVPDGDPKSVFVLEEEREEVKPDVTETYPPLKPRRLEECVSILNNPEQGSGFLSDAEVMQLVKSKHIPAYKLEAMMEKPERGVAIRRQMISAKLPSPSALSSLPFTDYDYSKVMGTCCENVIGYMPVPVGVAGPLHLDGKQFQVPMATTEGCLVASTNRGCRAIALGGGASSRILADRMTRGPVVRLPSACQAAEVTAWLESTDGFQAVKEAFDSTSRFARLQKLLVGQAGRNLYIRFHSKTGDAMGMNMISKGTEEALSRLQQHFPDVQVLAVSGNYCTDKKPAAINWIEGRGKSAVCEATIPARVVQEVLKTTTKALVEVNINKNLVGSAMAGSIGGFNAHAANLVAAIYIACGQDPAQSVSSSNCITLMEASGPAGEDLYISCTMPSIELGTVGGGTNLPPQQACLQMLGVQGASEECPGENARQLAKVVCGTVLAGELSLMAALTAGHLVKSHLTHNRSKVNLPDSVGTCT, encoded by the exons CACAGTCACCCTCACAGTCTGCATGATGTCCATGAATATGTTCACTGGAAATGACCAGATCTGTGGATGGAACTATGACTGCCCCAAAACAGATGAG CAAATCCTCAgcagtgacatcatcatcctGACCATCACACGATGCATTGCCATCGTCTACATTTACTTCCAGTTCCAGAACCTGAGACAGTTGGGATCCAAATATATATTAG GCATCGCAGGCCTTTTCACCATATTTTCCAGCTTTGTATTTAGCACCGTGGTCATTCACTTCCTGGATAAAGAGTTGACCGGGCTCAA CGAGGCGCTTCCATTCTTTTTACTCCTCATCGACCTCTCGAAAGCATGCACTCTTGCCAAGTTTGCCCTCAGCTCCGGTTCTCAG GATGAAGTTAGGGAAAACATTGCTCGAGGTATGGCTGTACTGGGACCGACCTTCACCTTGGATGCCCTGGTGGAGTGCTTGGTGATCGGGGTGGGAACCATGTCCG GGGTTCGACAGTTGGAAATAATGTGCTGCTTTGGCTGCATGTCTGTTTTGGCCAACTATTTCGTCTTCATGACATTCTTCCCTGCTTGTGTCTCGCTGGTGCTGGAG CTGTCCCGTGAGAGTCAAGAAGGCCATCCCATTTGGCAGTTGAGCCACTTCTCCAGAGTGcttgaggaagaggaagaccaTAAACCCAACCCTGTCACCCAAAGAGTCAAGATGATCATG TCTCTTGGCCTTGTGATGGTTCATGCCCACAGCAGGTGGATCGCTGATCCGCTGTCCTTAAATACAACACTTGGAATCCCAAGTGTTGGCATGGTCAAGCCGCACCTCTCCCCAAGGAGGATAGAGCCAACTATACCGCTGTGGCACTATTACCTCACTCG GATGCTAACCATGGACATAGAGCAGGTCATCTGCCTGGCCTTGGCCCTGCTGCTGGCAATCAAGTACAtcttctttgagcaagtggagatGGAGTCCACCCTATCGATAAAGAACCCCATCACGATGTCCACATCCTCCCTGATTCCACAAAGAGCCACGGAGACCTGCTGCAGGAAGGAGCGTCCCCTACCGCCCCATGTGCCGTCTCCCAGTCCTCGTCCTGGCACACCCGCTAGCAGAGACCACAGAG ATGAGGTCATCCGCCCCCTTCTTGTCCCTGTCCCTGATGGTGATCCCAAGAGCGTCTTTGTCCTGGAAGAAGAAAGGGAGGAGGTCAAGCCTGACGTCACGGAGACCTACCCACCCTTGAAGCCGAGAAGACTGGAGGAATGTGTGAGCATCCTCAATAACCCTGAG CAAGGTTCCGGTTTCCTGAGCGATGCGGAGGTGATGCAGCTGGTCAAGTCCAAACACATTCCTGCCTACAAGCTTGAGGCCATGATGGAGAAACCTGAGAGAGGCGTGGCTATACGGAGACAGATGATCTCGGCCAAACTTCCTTCTCCCTCCGCGCTCTCGTCGTTGCCGTTCACGGACTACGATTACTCCAAG GTTATGGGCACCTGCTGTGAGAATGTCATTGGCTATATGCCTGTGCCAGTGGGCGTGGCCGGGCCTTTGCATCTGGATGGGAAGCAGTTCCAAGTTCCCATGGCGACGACTGAGGGATGTTTAGTGGCGAGCACAAACCGGGGCTGCCGAGCAATCGCG CTCGGAGGAGGAGCCAGCAGTCGCATCCTGGCCGACAGAATGACCAGAGGACCCGTGGTGAGGTTGCCCTCGGCCTGCCAGGCTGCTGAGGTCACCGCCTGGCTGGAGAGCACAGATGGTTTCCAGGCCGTCAAAGAAGCCTTTGACAGCACCAGCAG GTTTGCTCGGCTCCAGAAGCTGTTGGTGGGTCAGGCTGGAAGGAATCTTTACATTCGTTTCCATTCAAAGACGGGTGATGCCATGGGGATGAATATGATCTCAAAG GGAACGGAGGAGGCACTAAGCAGACTTCAGCAGCACTTTCCAGACGTGCAGGTTTTGGCTGTGAGCGGAAACTACTGTACAGACAAGAAACCAGCCGCCATTAACTGGATCGAAGGCAGAGGCAAATCTGCAGTCTGTGAGGCCACCATCCCCGCCCGTGTAGTCCAAGAG GTTTTGAAGACCACGACAAAGGCTCTCGTGGAGGTGAACATTAACAAGAACCTGGTGGGATCCGCCATGGCTGGCAGCATCGGTGGATTTAACGCACACGCAGCTAACCTGGTCGCAGCCATCTACATTGCCTGCGGGCAG GATCCTGCACAGTCAGTCAGCAGCAGTAACTGCATTACCCTCATGGAGGCGTCGGGCCCTGCGGGAGAAGACCTCTACATCAGCTGCACCATGCCCTCCATCGAGCTTGGCACAGTCGGGGGTGGCACCAACCTTCCCCCTCAGCAAGCTTGTCTTCAG ATGCTGGGTGTGCAGGGTGCCAGCGAGGAATGTCCAGGAGAGAATGCCCGGCAACTGGCCAAGGTGGTGTGTGGCACGGTGTTGGCTGGAGAACTGTCACTCATGGCTGCCCTCACAGCTGGTCACCTGGTCAAAAGTCATTTGACACATAACag ATCCAAGGTCAACCTTCCAGACAGTGTGGGAACATGCACCTAA